The Cellulomonas sp. S1-8 genomic sequence CATCGCGGCCATGCCGTGCAGCTGGAACCCGAGCGGTGCGTCGGCCATGAGCTCGGGGTGCAGGTCGAACCGGAAGATGCCGCGGAACCACACCGAGACGCCGTCGCGGTAGTCGTAGTGGCCCCCGAGGTTGAGCACCGACCCGGCCACCGTGTTCCACATGCCGAGGAAGATCACGACCGCGAGCATGAGGTACATGACCTTGTCCATGCGCGTCGTGGCCCGGAACACGGGCCCGACCGTGCGGCGGCGGTAGATCAGCAGCACGAGCCCGACGACGGTGCTGAACCCCGCGACGGCACCGATGCTCACGGCGAGGAAGTGGTAGATCTCCTCGCTCATGCCGACCGCCTCGGTCCACGCCTTCGGGATCCCCAGGCCCATGACGTGGCCCAGGAACACCGCGAGGATCCCGAAGTGGAACAGCGGGCTCGCCCAGCGCAGCAGCCGGCGCTCGTAGAGCTGGGACGAGCGGGTCGTCCACCCGAACTGGTCGTACCGGTAGCGCCAGATGTGTCCCAGCACGAAGAAAGCGAGGCACACGTACGGGACGACGACCCACAGCAGGGTGTCGAAGGTCGTGGTCATCGGCGGGCTCCTGAGTCGGGGACGGACGCCGGCGGCGCGAACGGTTCGAGACCGACGTCCTCCCCGGGCGGACCCTCGGCGGCGAGCCGGGCGACGGCCTCCCGGTCGTCGCCGTCCAGCGGCGGGAGCGTCGCGCACACGGCGACGAGCGCACCGGCCCACGGCGAGCCCGCGTCGAGCAGCGCCAGCCGCAGCAGCTCGAGGCTCGCGCGATGCGCGAGGAGCAGGCGCAGCCCGGACTCCTGCGCGGCCTCGTCGCCGGTCGACGCGAACTCCAGGACCACGGCGACGTGGTCGGGCAGCTCGTCGGCCTCGAGCTCGAAGCCCGCGGCACGGTAGGCCTGCTTGTACTCGACGAGCGCGACACCCCGCCGGCGGGTGTCGCCGTGGGAGTAGTAGCTCAGGTACGGCGCCCGACGTCGCGCGAGGTCGAACGTCTCGACGTACTGCGCCGCGAGCACGGTCGGCGGCTGCGCGCCGAGGTGGTCGAGGACCTGCTCGAGCGGGACGCGCAGCCGGGGCGGCAGCGTCGCGACCGCGGTGCGCAGGTCCGGCAGCATCGCGAGCAGCTCGTC encodes the following:
- the narI gene encoding respiratory nitrate reductase subunit gamma, with the protein product MTTTFDTLLWVVVPYVCLAFFVLGHIWRYRYDQFGWTTRSSQLYERRLLRWASPLFHFGILAVFLGHVMGLGIPKAWTEAVGMSEEIYHFLAVSIGAVAGFSTVVGLVLLIYRRRTVGPVFRATTRMDKVMYLMLAVVIFLGMWNTVAGSVLNLGGHYDYRDGVSVWFRGIFRFDLHPELMADAPLGFQLHGMAAMLLFALWPFTRLVHVFSAPIGYLWRPYVVYRSRTDRLGARQTRPGWDRVQRKESSRR
- the narJ gene encoding nitrate reductase molybdenum cofactor assembly chaperone, which produces MRRLARRTAARHAATRETALAHRVAALVLDYPDDELLAMLPDLRTAVATLPPRLRVPLEQVLDHLGAQPPTVLAAQYVETFDLARRRAPYLSYYSHGDTRRRGVALVEYKQAYRAAGFELEADELPDHVAVVLEFASTGDEAAQESGLRLLLAHRASLELLRLALLDAGSPWAGALVAVCATLPPLDGDDREAVARLAAEGPPGEDVGLEPFAPPASVPDSGARR